The following coding sequences are from one Mugil cephalus isolate CIBA_MC_2020 chromosome 9, CIBA_Mcephalus_1.1, whole genome shotgun sequence window:
- the dyrk1ab gene encoding dual-specificity tyrosine-(Y)-phosphorylation regulated kinase 1A, b isoform X1, with protein sequence MHPGGETSACKPSSVRLAPSFSLHTAGLQMAAPMPHTHQQYSDRHQPSTDQSVTVLPYSDQTPQLTANQRHMPQCFRDPTSAPLRKLSIDLIKTYKHINEVYYAKKKRRHQQGQGEDSSHKKERKVFNDGYDDDNYDYIVKNGEKWMDRYEIDSLIGKGSFGQVVKAYDRAEQEWVAIKIIKNKKAFLNQAQIEVRLLELMNKHDTEMKYYIVHLKRHFMFRNHLCLVFEMLSYNLYDLLRNTNFRGVSLNLTRKFAQQLCTALLFLATPELSIIHCDLKPENILLCNPKRSAIKIVDFGSSCQLGQRIYQYIQSRFYRSPEVLLGMPYDLAIDMWSLGCILVEMHTGEPLFSGANEVDQMNKIVEVLGIPPNHIMDLAPKARKFFEKLSDGTWSVKKTKDGKRYKPPASRKLHSILGVETGGPGGRRAGESGHAVADYLKFKDLILRMLDYDPKSRIQPYYALQHSFFKKTADEGTNTSSSVSTSPALEQSQSSGTTSSTSSSSGGSSGTSTSGRARSDPTHHHLHSGGHFGTAMPAIDGDSLCPQARQPYPPPLVWGGGVGPESVTGETHPVQETTFHVPPQHPKALHPHSHTHHHHGQMMATRPRPRHYTSPTHSSSTQDSMEVVHGHLSMTSLSSSASSSSTSSSSTGNHGNQAYQLRHLPAGALDFGQNGGLSMGLGAFSNPRQETGMAAHPAFSMGTNTGPAHYLAEGHLGMRQGMDREESPMTGVCVQQSSMASS encoded by the exons ATGCATCCAG GAGGAGAGACTTCAGCATGCAAACCTTCGTCCGTCCGGCTTGCGCCCTCTTTTTCTTTACACACTGCTGGTCTTCAGATGGCTGCTCCAATGCCCCATACGCACCAGCAGTACAGTGACCGCCACCAGCCAAGCACTGACCAATCTGTTACGGTCTTACCGTACAGCGACCAGACACCACAGCTCACTGCCAATCAG AGGCACATGCCCCAGTGCTTTCGTGACCCAACTTCAGCTCCCCTGAGGAAGCTCTCCATTGACCTTatcaaaacatacaaacacatcaatgag GTGTATTATGCAAAAAAGAAGCGACGGCACCAACAGGGTCAGGGTGAAGACTCCAgtcacaaaaaagaaaggaaggtcTTTAATGATGGCTATGACGATGATAACTATGACTACATCGTCAAGAATGGGGAGAAGTGGATGGACCGCTATGAGATTGATTCCTTGATAGGAAAAGGATCGTTTGGACAG GTTGTGAAAGCATATGACCGAGCAGAGCAGGAATGGGTTGCCATTAAAATCATCAAGAACAAGAAAGCTTTCCTCAATCAAGCCCAGATTGAAGTGCGCCTCCTAGAGCTCATGAACAAACATGATACCGAGATGAAATACTACATTG TTCACCTAAAGCGTCACTTCATGTTTCGGAACCACCTCTGCCTCGTGTTTGAGATGCTGTCATACAACCTATACGACCTGCTCCGAAATACCAACTTCCGCGGCGTCTCTCTCAATCTCACCCGGAAGTTTGCCCAGCAGCTATGCACGGCGCTTCTCTTCCTGGCCACACCTGAGCTCAGCATCATCCACTGTGACCTGAAGCCTGAGAACATCCTCCTCTGTAACCCCAAGAGGAGTGCCATCAAAATAGTGGACTTTGGCAGCTCATGCCAACTGGGACAAAGG ATATACCAGTATATCCAGAGTCGCTTCTACCGCTCCCCAGAAGTGCTGCTGGGAATGCCCTATGACCTGGCCATCGACATGTGGTCCTTGGGTTGCATCTTGGTAGAGATGCACACTGGAGAACCTCTCTTCAGCGGAGCCAATGAG GTGGACCAGATGAACAAAATAGTTGAGGTTCTTGGAATCCCGCCTAATCACATAATGGACCTAGCCCCAAAAGCCAGGAAGTTCTTTGAGAAGCTTTCGGATGGTACATGGAGTGTTAAGAAGACCAAAGATGGCAAAAGG TATAAGCCTCCAGCTTCACGGAAGCTCCACTCCATCCTGGGTGTGGAGACAGGGGGTCCAGGTGGCCGGCGGGCGGGGGAGTCTGGCCATGCTGTTGCTGACTACTTGAAGTTCAAGGACCTGATCCTCCGGATGTTGGACTATGACCCTAAGAGCCGCATCCAGCCCTACTATGCCCTGCAGCACAGCTTCTTCAAGAAGACTGCGGACGAGGGGACCAATACAAGCAGTAGTGTGTCTACAAGCCCCGCATTAGAGCAGTCCCAGTCTTCAGGAACCACCTCCAGCACCTCCTCTAGTTCAG GAGGATCATCTGGGACAAGTACCAGTGGCAGAGCAAGATCAGACCCTACCCATCACCACTTGCACAGTGGAGGACACTTCGGCACGGCCATGCCTGCCATCGACGGTGACAGCCTCTGCCCACAG GCAAGACAGCCTTACCCACCCCCGCTGGTGTGGGGAGGTGGCGTCGGACCAGAGTCAGTCACAGGAGAGACCCACCCAGTCCAGGAGACCACCTTCCATGTTCCCCCTCAGCACCCTAAGGCCCTGCATCCCCACTCACATACTCATCACCACCACGGGCAGATGATGGCTACACGCCCACGCCCACGCCACTACACCTCCCCGACACACAGCTCCTCGACACAGGACTCCATGGAGGTGGTTCATGGCCATCTGTCCATGACCTCCctgtcttcctctgcctcctcttcctctacatCGTCCTCTTCCACTGGGAACCATGGCAACCAGGCCTACCAGCTCCGCCATTTGCCCGCTGGAGCCCTTGACTTTGGTCAGAATGGTGGGCTGAGCATGGGGCTAGGTGCCTTCTCGAACCCACGGCAGGAGACTGGCATGGCAGCGCACCCTGCATTCTCCATGGGCACGAACACAGGGCCTGCCCACTACCTAGCGGAAGGCCACCTGGGCATGAGGCAGGGCATGGACCGGGAGGAGTCTCCAATgactggagtgtgtgtgcagcagagtTCTATGGCCAGCTCGTGA
- the dyrk1ab gene encoding dual-specificity tyrosine-(Y)-phosphorylation regulated kinase 1A, b isoform X2 has translation MAAPMPHTHQQYSDRHQPSTDQSVTVLPYSDQTPQLTANQRHMPQCFRDPTSAPLRKLSIDLIKTYKHINEVYYAKKKRRHQQGQGEDSSHKKERKVFNDGYDDDNYDYIVKNGEKWMDRYEIDSLIGKGSFGQVVKAYDRAEQEWVAIKIIKNKKAFLNQAQIEVRLLELMNKHDTEMKYYIVHLKRHFMFRNHLCLVFEMLSYNLYDLLRNTNFRGVSLNLTRKFAQQLCTALLFLATPELSIIHCDLKPENILLCNPKRSAIKIVDFGSSCQLGQRIYQYIQSRFYRSPEVLLGMPYDLAIDMWSLGCILVEMHTGEPLFSGANEVDQMNKIVEVLGIPPNHIMDLAPKARKFFEKLSDGTWSVKKTKDGKRYKPPASRKLHSILGVETGGPGGRRAGESGHAVADYLKFKDLILRMLDYDPKSRIQPYYALQHSFFKKTADEGTNTSSSVSTSPALEQSQSSGTTSSTSSSSGGSSGTSTSGRARSDPTHHHLHSGGHFGTAMPAIDGDSLCPQARQPYPPPLVWGGGVGPESVTGETHPVQETTFHVPPQHPKALHPHSHTHHHHGQMMATRPRPRHYTSPTHSSSTQDSMEVVHGHLSMTSLSSSASSSSTSSSSTGNHGNQAYQLRHLPAGALDFGQNGGLSMGLGAFSNPRQETGMAAHPAFSMGTNTGPAHYLAEGHLGMRQGMDREESPMTGVCVQQSSMASS, from the exons ATGGCTGCTCCAATGCCCCATACGCACCAGCAGTACAGTGACCGCCACCAGCCAAGCACTGACCAATCTGTTACGGTCTTACCGTACAGCGACCAGACACCACAGCTCACTGCCAATCAG AGGCACATGCCCCAGTGCTTTCGTGACCCAACTTCAGCTCCCCTGAGGAAGCTCTCCATTGACCTTatcaaaacatacaaacacatcaatgag GTGTATTATGCAAAAAAGAAGCGACGGCACCAACAGGGTCAGGGTGAAGACTCCAgtcacaaaaaagaaaggaaggtcTTTAATGATGGCTATGACGATGATAACTATGACTACATCGTCAAGAATGGGGAGAAGTGGATGGACCGCTATGAGATTGATTCCTTGATAGGAAAAGGATCGTTTGGACAG GTTGTGAAAGCATATGACCGAGCAGAGCAGGAATGGGTTGCCATTAAAATCATCAAGAACAAGAAAGCTTTCCTCAATCAAGCCCAGATTGAAGTGCGCCTCCTAGAGCTCATGAACAAACATGATACCGAGATGAAATACTACATTG TTCACCTAAAGCGTCACTTCATGTTTCGGAACCACCTCTGCCTCGTGTTTGAGATGCTGTCATACAACCTATACGACCTGCTCCGAAATACCAACTTCCGCGGCGTCTCTCTCAATCTCACCCGGAAGTTTGCCCAGCAGCTATGCACGGCGCTTCTCTTCCTGGCCACACCTGAGCTCAGCATCATCCACTGTGACCTGAAGCCTGAGAACATCCTCCTCTGTAACCCCAAGAGGAGTGCCATCAAAATAGTGGACTTTGGCAGCTCATGCCAACTGGGACAAAGG ATATACCAGTATATCCAGAGTCGCTTCTACCGCTCCCCAGAAGTGCTGCTGGGAATGCCCTATGACCTGGCCATCGACATGTGGTCCTTGGGTTGCATCTTGGTAGAGATGCACACTGGAGAACCTCTCTTCAGCGGAGCCAATGAG GTGGACCAGATGAACAAAATAGTTGAGGTTCTTGGAATCCCGCCTAATCACATAATGGACCTAGCCCCAAAAGCCAGGAAGTTCTTTGAGAAGCTTTCGGATGGTACATGGAGTGTTAAGAAGACCAAAGATGGCAAAAGG TATAAGCCTCCAGCTTCACGGAAGCTCCACTCCATCCTGGGTGTGGAGACAGGGGGTCCAGGTGGCCGGCGGGCGGGGGAGTCTGGCCATGCTGTTGCTGACTACTTGAAGTTCAAGGACCTGATCCTCCGGATGTTGGACTATGACCCTAAGAGCCGCATCCAGCCCTACTATGCCCTGCAGCACAGCTTCTTCAAGAAGACTGCGGACGAGGGGACCAATACAAGCAGTAGTGTGTCTACAAGCCCCGCATTAGAGCAGTCCCAGTCTTCAGGAACCACCTCCAGCACCTCCTCTAGTTCAG GAGGATCATCTGGGACAAGTACCAGTGGCAGAGCAAGATCAGACCCTACCCATCACCACTTGCACAGTGGAGGACACTTCGGCACGGCCATGCCTGCCATCGACGGTGACAGCCTCTGCCCACAG GCAAGACAGCCTTACCCACCCCCGCTGGTGTGGGGAGGTGGCGTCGGACCAGAGTCAGTCACAGGAGAGACCCACCCAGTCCAGGAGACCACCTTCCATGTTCCCCCTCAGCACCCTAAGGCCCTGCATCCCCACTCACATACTCATCACCACCACGGGCAGATGATGGCTACACGCCCACGCCCACGCCACTACACCTCCCCGACACACAGCTCCTCGACACAGGACTCCATGGAGGTGGTTCATGGCCATCTGTCCATGACCTCCctgtcttcctctgcctcctcttcctctacatCGTCCTCTTCCACTGGGAACCATGGCAACCAGGCCTACCAGCTCCGCCATTTGCCCGCTGGAGCCCTTGACTTTGGTCAGAATGGTGGGCTGAGCATGGGGCTAGGTGCCTTCTCGAACCCACGGCAGGAGACTGGCATGGCAGCGCACCCTGCATTCTCCATGGGCACGAACACAGGGCCTGCCCACTACCTAGCGGAAGGCCACCTGGGCATGAGGCAGGGCATGGACCGGGAGGAGTCTCCAATgactggagtgtgtgtgcagcagagtTCTATGGCCAGCTCGTGA